The window GCGAGGCTGGTGACACTCGAGGCTGGTGACACTGGAGGCTGGTGACACTGGAGGCTGCTGACACGCGAGGCTGGTGACACGCGAGGCTGGTGACACTCGAGGCTGGTGACACTCGAGGCTGGTGACACTAGAGGCTGGTGACACTGGAGGCTGCTGACACTCGAGGCTGGTGACACGCGAGGCTGGTGACACGCGAGGCTGGTGACACGCGAGGCTGGTGACACTAGAGGCTGGTGACACTAGAGGCTGGTGACACTAGAGGCTTGTGACACTGGAGGCTGGTGACACGCGAGGCTGGTGACACGCGAGGCTGGTGACACTAGAGGCTGGTGACACTAGAGGCTGGTGACACTGGAGGCTGGTGACACACGAGGCTGGTGACACTAGAGGCTGGTGACACGCGAGGCTGGTGACACGCGAGGCTGGTGACACTAGAGGCTGGTGACACTAGAGGCTGGTGACACTAGAGGCTGGTGACACTGGAGGCTGGTGACACGCGAGGCTGGTGACACGCGAGGCTGGTGACACTAGAGGCTGGTGACACTAGAGGCTGGTGACACTGGAGGCTGGTGACACACGAGGCTGGTGACACTAGAGGCTGGTGACACTAGAGGCTGGTGACACGCGAGGCTGGTGACACTAGAGGCTGGTGACACTAGAGGCTGGTGAGCGGCGCCTTGGCCTGACAGCCCGGCGCAGGCAGCAGCTGTGTCAGAAGAAAGGTGTGTGGACTAATAAGATGGAAAGGAGAGCGTGTAAGGTAGGGCCTCGTTGTGTaaccgggacacacacacacacgacatgtgcatgcgtgtgtgtgagtgagagccgTCGTTTTCTCCGATGACAGCTCAATTAAGTGATCTAGCATTGTCAGTGAGAAAATGAAACGGTCTTTATGAACAACTGTTTCCCCACCCCCCTTGTTGGTCTAGGCTTACCCAGTCGAAGCTAGACTGATCACAATACATCCCTTTGAGTTTCTTTTCCTTCACTGTGAGTAGCatgtctttttatttatttttaagataAGTGGGTGGGTAGTCTCAGTGGTAGAGCCTTTGACtgcaagaggttgcaggtttcaatacatctgctaaatgaatacatacgTTACTTGGCCCATTTACTAGTAAAAGCCTCAGACTACAGTACTAGTACTGGGACTAGAGACTAATGTAAGAACCATCCCTAGTTATTAGACATAGGCCTACAATCAAATATGAACAGCTTCACAAGAGGCAGATCCCTTTCACCTATGTCATACTTGCTGGTGAGCCAATACACCATCATGGAAAACTACAATCTCGTCACCCACTGGAATTCCTCAGGTCCCTTTGCGTGACTCATCTGCCTACAACTGCTACGTTAAGCTAGACCgcactaaataaataaatactgaaTATAGACCAACTATTGAGGAAGTAGATAAAAGGCTTTGAGGGGAAAGAGGGTAAggccattttttttgtttaatctTATACAAGACGATGAGGTAGACTTGGAGACTTCTACAAACTGTCTGACTCAGCACCGGGTCATTATTACGCAACCTCTCAAGATGACGGTCGAATCGGCGTTGATAACTGGGCTACGTTCCGTAGCATAAATTGGAAAATGTTCATTTATTTGTCAACCCCTACATCATGACCGGAGGATAACTTACTCTCAGTAAGACAGTCAATCAAACAACTCGGGGATCCCTGACAACCTGCAGCATGATACAGTAGCTGCAATGTGACTGATTCGCTGAACTGAAATAGATTCAACAAAAGCATAACTGCGGGAGACAGTGTTTTTAACATGCAACAGACTGACGTACAGGCTCACTGAAAACTATGCAACGTGACCTTAACGCAGGGGCTGCTCACAGTGCGAACACAAGCACGCCTGTAGTACATGTGAACACTACTGCCATGTTCATCCAAAACAACACATGAGCACAGTACAAGGCACAGCGGGCGACTAACCTCCACACATGACTGTTCCGTTACCCTGCAATAACAACACAAAACCCCCTTTGACAGGAATAAGTGATTTTGGACTAGCTCCAAAGATGAAGGCACATGAATCCATAATGAGCAGTAAAGCAAATTGGCTACTGCAGGGAAAGGCCTTCACAGAGAACTTCTTTACCCTGGCAAACGTCACCGATCTAGTCTTGGCGTACCCAAGACAAAGGAACATGATAACTCACCAGCATAAATTATGCTCAAACAGGAAGCAGCAGTGGACTTCTTCGTTGGTAATACAAAAGTGCACATCATCAGTGGGGGGGACAGCGTAGCACTCGGACTCTGCAGTCCAACACAGCACAGAGGACTGGTTGAGTCAATTTAGGGGTTGTGATTGTTACCACGCTGACCCCAAGTCAGATCTCTCACGTCATGGAGGCGAATGTGAGGACCTAACTGGTATGCGCCAGTCAGCAGAACCCATAAAGGACCCTTTCACAGGCTCCGCAGCCCACTTTTGACCTTGCGCTTTGCAGTGCGTGCCGGGGGAAATGTCGCCTGCCAGCTATTGATCCACCGACTGGGCAGAGTGATGCTGTCTTGCTTCAATTATCACAGGCACTTGGGCTCAGAGTCACTGACTCTCATTCTCTACAGACATCCATGGAGGTTGGAATGAGACAAGAGGCACTTCAGCACAGTCCCTGACATGATGTGGTCTCCATGCTCACTTCATGACATCCAAATTACTGCACCATAAATGTGCAATCATCTCTGATTAAAAAAGTAGTAGGCTTCAGAGTTAATCTTCTCAACGTAATCTATGTGCTTTTATGTTGTGGTACCGAGATTGTATCAAGCAACTGATTATGGTCTAGTTTGGTCAAGTGCGAGTGGACGGGTGTAATTACCTAGTGAATGCAGCCTAGTGTAAATACTCTACCAATAAACTACTCTACCAATAACAATAATATGTTTTCTGAACATGATGCCGACTAGACTGATGTTAAGACAACTTGCCGACCACAACTGCGGACAATTGACAAACTCCCTTAGTGACATTGCAAAGCAATTAGCTCTAGTAACCTAACATGCTCTTTAGCGAAAAAGCATAAATACGGTAATAAGTCTAGCGAACTAACGTTACTTCGACTCACATTAATTGTCAATTATGTAGACTAGATGCATAGGCTATGTGTATGGCTAGCTATTTGATATACATTCAATTATGGTCAAAGCCTTTCGGAAGCTTTAGTATCAGCCTGGTtaagtaaacaacaacaaacatttgTAAGCTCTACTAGCGAGGTTACCGAGCCAGCTCAGCTGCTAGTGTGCTAACGACAGATTGATAGTTTAAGTTAGCAAGATGCTGCCCAGTAGCTAGCTTGTAAGAGACTTGTGTTTCCACCTCTGTTAGCTTAAAATCGAGTTCAGATATAATTTTAGGTAAGAAAATACGTACCAACTCATTTTGTCTGAATTTCTAATCCAGTTTCATTGAGCAGTTGTTATTTCTTCAAGATACCTCATCCCTTTTTACAGAAAACTCACTCTCGAGTCTGTAGCTAGCTTGACAGCTAAACAGGAAGTTCCTTTCAGGTTTTAAACTACGGAAAGCATATTGGCCGAGCGACGGGTGCACAGAGTGCATCTGCTAAATTGTGCTTCATCCCTTGCAATAATTATTTCTGTTCAATAAGCTAAATAAACATGTTATACTCTGAAACTAGTCTCGAGGGAGACATTCATGAACTCAAAGGCCTACTTATTAAACCTCAATAATTATTCTTagtttattttgttattttgtgcatTCACCTTGACGTGGGTTGATTCTCAGCGTTATGTGTATGTCTTGTCATTATAAAAATGAACTTTGTAattcataataataaatacTCTGAATACAGCCattctgttttattttctttattcaAGTACTTTACATAGAAAGGACAAAACAATTGCATCACAATAAACCGAAGTGCCAATTAAACAACGAGGAGCACATCTCCCCATCACAGAGGATAGTAATAATACAGTTCATTACAATATTCAGAATTCATATAAGGACCTTATTATAAGGTAATTGAAACAAGTAAAAACATCCACAACATTTTCAACAAGACCTCTTGTTTTTTTAAGACAGTTATCTAATCCCATTGATTTTGTCCAATTGTTTGTCCGTAATTGTTGTTCAACAGTTTGTCCCATTGATATTATTCATGTTTAATGTTCCCATTGTTATAATTATTTCCATGCATTACAAAATTATTGAGCTCCACCTTTAGAATCTTATAGTGGATAAAAATGTTTGCAACACATTCCGTGCACATGCAGTCATGAGGTTATAATGAAAAGGAAATACAAGAGATAACAGAGAACAGAACAATTTATGTATTTTGTAGCCTATTCACCATGTTGATCATTTTTGATCCCAGCTTCTCATAACAGCTGCAGCACCTTTTAGTACCCAAGATAAGCCTGTCACAGTCTACACATTTTACAGTATTGAGCACTCTAGCCACAAagattattttatgtatttactTGCCTTGGAAATGACTTCAAACAAAGATGGCTTTGCTGGGAGTAAATTAAACGAGTAAACACAGACATTAGCAAAGGCCTTCCTTGAGCTGTAAACTGACTGAGGTCACATTTACGTTTTTTGTTTCTTCAGTGAAGCTCTCATCCCATATTGTTCCTAATCACCCGGCCTTGCAACCTAATTTGGCACAGAAATGACTGCTAAGGTTGGCTCGCATCCAGAATGGAGCAGAGAACTGACAGCATGAGACAAAGATGTGAGGCAAGCTCTCTAATCCTGCTCAGTTACACAGGAGAAACTGAACAAAAAAATCCCACAATCATTAGAATGTCCAAATAAAAGAATAAACGGACTGGGGTGGAGATTATGAATTCTGACAGACTCAATCTGGGGAAAAAACAGGTCAAGGATGTGTCAGATGGTGATTGAGATTGCGTTGCTGTTATGATAACCCTGCTTTCGATGACAGATGGGTGTTTGTCATTTTCTCGTCTTCAACATACACCTTCCTAATTAGAGGTAAGGTTTTCtacaaccacaaaaaaaaaatttctTGAAATCTTTGTTACAGCTGCATGTATCACATAAAGCAATGACCTTGTGTCAGCTAGCTGCTgaatgtatattttatttaccACCACTGTAGCTTTAGTGGCTTCATGTGCTTAAAAATCCGAAATAAATTTGTAAACATTAAGTTGATACTGTATGCTTGACCTGTGCCAGACAGCAACCTGCTCATCTGACCATGCTGAAGTGGAAAGAATCGGACGAAATTAATTGGGGGAAAAAGTGGACACTTTCCAGAAAGCTGGTTTGCACAAGACAAAACAAATGTGGAAGCACTGTTTCTCGGAGGGAGTCCTCTAACAAATACCTTTTGTCTGGGTTTGCAGTTCATCCTCAAGGTAATACTTTCTGTTAGAAAAACACAACATGAATGATTTTCTCCAATATCAGTCCTATGGTAAGTGACATAGTCAGTACCATCAAACAGAAGCCACATTGAACTGTGCACAACAATGCATAGAGCTTAGTGGGGGATGGAAGGCATTAACAAGATGAGGAAAATAACGACTCTTCAGGACAGATTCTACAGACATTTCCCAACTTCAACTGACCAGAGCACTGAGAACAAAAGGGACTTTACATATTAGTGTATAAATAGATAAGGTTTTTGATTCCCATCCCTCGAATGGACTGCCATTCATAATCATTTATTAATAATAGGCTAGAACATGTTTTGGAAACACCTGGACTTAGAATACATTCACAGTTACCCTACAGTGTTTTGAAAGATGTGCCATAAATAATAATTAACATATATTTTTGCACGACCAAGGCTTATTTTTGGactattttaattatttgcCAAATAAGTGCCATATTTTCTATACTCATAGAACATATAGTTCTGGATTTCTTTCCAAATAAATGACGATTTTATAAACTTGTGATGGCTTTACAGTCAGAGAAAGATTAGTGTGTTCATTTAACTTTCGTATCTGTGAAGATGCACCCAATTTTGTTTAAAAccaaaatatatgtttttgtaTGTTAAGTTTGAGTATTACTCTTACAACTGACAATTTAAATAAGttataaattaaatgaagaaaaaaaaaacatatttggcaCCGTTTTAGTGTTCTATCGACTTTGGCTATGAATTATGATCTCCTAATATTCTGCCTCATAACTAGGCCTATGTCACAAAAAGTATGAAGAAACTTTTCGCACAAGCATTCAGTCAATTGAAATTTAGTGTatgtatacatttgtatttacatactgtgtacacacacatgcacaatttAATACTGAGTATGGTGCCATTGACATTCAGAGTAAAAAAGTGTAAGTCATAGCTACCTGAATACAATATACTACTgtacaaaaataataattcccTTAGTTCTCAATTGAGAATATCTCAGTATAGTAAAAGATGTAAACATGACTATATATTTTAGGTACTGATGCCGCTGACTGCTGACTGTAACAATAATATGCTAAACATTTGCATTTTACCTTAATGTGTCTAAAAACTAACATCTGGCTGGTCCTAGCCAAGCACTGATAATTCATTGTAGCACAGAGGCACAGTTTTTTATTCAGTTTCAATTGTTTTGGCCCTCACTTTAATTGTCATATTGTTTGTCTGTCCAAGATGGCCACACTGCTTCCTGCATCTGCATACATAACTACAAAGAATTTTGGAAAGgtagaaaaatacaaaaaactgaCAATGGCATGTATAAGGGTATGCAATAAtaacaaattaaaataaaaacgttttcCAGACCAAGTTGTTACTTTCTTAATGTCATTTTGTAATGATCTCCCATCATTTAACCTGCAATCCAAACATTCCAGCCAGGTATGATTCATAAGCTACATGGTCAGATGTTAATACACAACGGGGGTACAGTCTATGGCAAAGACCCTGTGATCTCAACACTAATGCCTAAAGCTCATACACGTATGGGTAAGATGCCAGCATTGGGTTTGTAATGTGTGTCCATTTGCAAATAGACCTTTGACCCACTTAAtgtagttattttaaatagaAGCTCAAAATTGCAAAAGCATAGTAGGAAATCACATTAATGTTTTGGCCTCCCAGTCTAACGATGCCTGAAACTTATTTAAAGTCTTTCCTACGTTTGGTTAATCCCAGGCACAATGAAGAGAACAATGTCTGTAGTATTATCACAACACATTTGGCACATTCTTTTGTggaaaacaataacaataaaatataaaaaatacttTTCAACAAAAAGACAGGCATTTGCAAGTGCATCTCAAAAGGTATCAATAACAGTACACAAATACAATTGATTGCACTTTAAAACAACGCAATGAAATCAATGCATACATCCTAGATATATCTCAAACTCTGTTAAGCCCCATTGTATTCAGTCTACTTGAAACCCAATTAGATAAATTATGGTATCTTTACCTGTCTGGGATTCTTAGTGAATTTCACCTAAAACATACAACAGGACACAACTTCAGACACTCAGACATGCCATGTCCTCTTGGACCAAACGTGCCCTGATGCTCTCTTCTTACTGGTTCTGTCTTACACTGAAACAGAGCCACAACTGTCGCTTGAATATgaaatatgagagagagaagaaaaaatatatcctttctctctcttcttttaaaACAAAGGTTATCTCAAAATAGAGGGATGAAACATTACCTGTAAATGAAAAATGTAAAAAGGaggaatatgagagagagagagatagtcagAGTCACCTATTCGTCACATTGGATGAGATCCCTTTCCTCCTCAGTCTCTTCTTCTGGGGTTTGGTGAGAGTCCATTCTATGCACAGGTCGTGACGGTCATGATATTGCCGCTGGCGGCTGCCGCACTGCCACAGGAGttaggaggagaggtgtggcttCCCGCCGCCCCACTGCCCTTGTCAGTGGGCTTCTTGTCCTTCTGTTTGAGGTGAACCTTGGCGTGTCTCTTTCGCTCGTCGCTCCTCGCAAACTTGCGTCCACAGAACTCGCAGGAGAAGGGTTTCTCTCCCGTGTGCGTGCGGATGTGGGTGGTCAGGTGGTCGCTCCGGCTGAAGGAGCGCATGCATATCCGACACTGGAAGGGTTTGTGCCCGGTGTGGATACGGAGGTGACGCGTCAGTTCGTCTGAACGGGAGAACCGCCTGTCGCAGTTCTCGGCCGGGCAGGCGTGCGGACGTTCGTGCACGGGGGTTTTACTGGGGCGGTTGGGGTACTTCCGCGGCCGGATGGGCTTAAGGGTTAGAGTCTGAGGCGGAGGGTGGTGCTGAGGAGTATGCTGCTGACCTCCTATGAACCCTGGGTGGATCTGCTGCTTGTCTTTGAAGGCTCGAATGGTCTCCAGAGGGGTGATGGGAGGGGGGTTGACTCGGATAGGGTCCATGGACTGGAAAGGCTTGTGCTCCATCACCCCAACCTCCCCCTGATGGTGGAAGAGGTTGTAGTCAGGAATCATGGAGAACAGACTGCCATCCATGGGGGGCTTGGAAGAGGAGTGGTAGTCATTGGCAGGGTaggggagggtggtgctggtggcTGGGCTGTGGTGGAAGGACACCTGGTCCTGGTACAGATCGCCGCAGGTGGAATAGGCGGGCAATGGCGGGCCGTACACCTGCTCCATGTCTGACGACTGGCCGCCCATGCTGGCTCCAGAGGACGATGTCTGGGTGGTGATGGTGCCGGGTGAGGGGGAAACACCCAGGATCCCTGCGCTCACCAAGCTGATGATGTTGTTGTCCGAGCACCAGCCCGAGCCTCCGATTCCACCAGACGGAGGCGTGTCAAACGCAAACTTCCCCAGATAGGTCACCGTCTGTCCGCCGCGGTTGGGCTGGAAACTGGAACCATACTGGATCTCTGCTGTGCCCTTTTCACTTCCCATCCCCAAGTCCATGATGTTATCTGAAGAACAGGGAACCAGCAAACAGTCAATCAAGAGTCCAAACATGAACATAAAATACAACAAGAAACATAGCTTGATTGTAAAATGTAACTTTTACAAAACTCATATGATTTTAAAAAGTAAAACCTGTCGAGAAAGGTCGAGAGGTCTTGAAGCTACTTTCTACAAACAATTACAAATGAACATGCTTGATAAAAATGACAGTCCTCTGTGCTTCGAAAAAATTAAGATTTCCTGCGTATATCTGAAAAGAATGAAATGATCAGAAAATAAAAGTAGTCCAATTCAGTGCATAAAGAATTTGTGAGGGCTGTCAGACCTGTGAGTTTGTCGACTGACTAGTGCCTCTGagagtgttctctctctctccctccctctctctctcagatcccACAAGCTCTCATAAATCAAGACCTAAACACCCCCTTTGATCCAATGTCCCACAGGAGAAGAGCCACACTGAATGGCAAGATCTGATTTCTATACAGCTGGGTGGGAGACAGACGCTGCTGCTGACTCGCTTAAAGACACATTCTAAGAAGcgttcaaaaaaagaaaatacacaaaTTAGTCCACTAACAAAATGAGCTCAATCCTAAAACGTCTCCTGTCCAACAGAATGGTCAATATTGCACGTGTGGAGACACTATGGGC of the Hypomesus transpacificus isolate Combined female unplaced genomic scaffold, fHypTra1 scaffold_31, whole genome shotgun sequence genome contains:
- the egr3 gene encoding early growth response protein 3, which translates into the protein MTGKLADKLPLTMSSLINTIPDSLYSEEDIPTSMNIFTNTDSINHYSQMNTDNIMDLGMGSEKGTAEIQYGSSFQPNRGGQTVTYLGKFAFDTPPSGGIGGSGWCSDNNIISLVSAGILGVSPSPGTITTQTSSSGASMGGQSSDMEQVYGPPLPAYSTCGDLYQDQVSFHHSPATSTTLPYPANDYHSSSKPPMDGSLFSMIPDYNLFHHQGEVGVMEHKPFQSMDPIRVNPPPITPLETIRAFKDKQQIHPGFIGGQQHTPQHHPPPQTLTLKPIRPRKYPNRPSKTPVHERPHACPAENCDRRFSRSDELTRHLRIHTGHKPFQCRICMRSFSRSDHLTTHIRTHTGEKPFSCEFCGRKFARSDERKRHAKVHLKQKDKKPTDKGSGAAGSHTSPPNSCGSAAAASGNIMTVTTCA